Within the Miscanthus floridulus cultivar M001 chromosome 17, ASM1932011v1, whole genome shotgun sequence genome, the region gtgatagtgtatctccaggttgtagtccttgatcagttCTAGCCATTgatgctgtctcatgttcagatcTTCCTAGGTAAAGAAGTACTTCAGGCTTTTGTGATCTGTGTAGTTTTAACATTTGTTCCCGATCaggtagtgtctccaaatctttagagcatgcatgACGGTgtcaagctcaagatcatgggtagggtagcaCTGCTCGTGCTCCTTTAACTGTCGGGAGGCATAAGCAATAACCCTTTCATTCTGCATCAGAACACAACCAAGACCTTGTCTAGAGGCATCACAAAAGACCACGAAATCATGCTAGATACCGGGTAAGGCTAGCACTGGCATGGTAGTGAGCTTCTCCTTCAGAGTTTGGAAGCTTTGCTCACATTCTGGGGTCCAGTCAAACTCCTCAGTCTTCTTCAAAAGgttggtcataggcttagctatcttggagaaattctTAATAAAGCGGCAGTAATATCCCGCTAAACCAAGGAAACTCTGAATGTCTGTCACGTTGCGTGGTTGTTCCCATTCCTTCACAGACTCAATCTTGGTGGGATTGATAGCTACTCCTTCCACAGTGAGTATGTGTCCTAGGAAGGCAATTTCTtcaagccagaactcacatttactaaactttgcatacaacttgtTCTGCCTCAGCTTTTCCAACACTATCCTCAagtgatgttcatgttcttctacAGTAGCTGAATAGACCAGGATGTCaccaatgaatactaccacaaacttgtccaactcatccatgaacaccttgttcatcatgttcatgaagtaggctaGGGC harbors:
- the LOC136515451 gene encoding uncharacterized mitochondrial protein AtMg00860-like yields the protein MMNKVFMDELDKFVVVFIGDILVYSATVEEHEHHLRIVLEKLRQNKLYAKFSKCEFWLEEIAFLGHILTVEGVAINPTKIESVKEWEQPRNVTDIQSFLGLAGYYCRFIKNFSKIAKPMTNLLKKTEEFDWTPECEQSFQTLKEKLTTMPNERVIAYASRQLKEHEQCYPTHDLELDTVMHALKIWRHYLIGNKC